A region from the Flavobacteriales bacterium genome encodes:
- a CDS encoding T9SS type A sorting domain-containing protein, with product MHKDTLAAHRTKKPEERKGLRVGLHRIEYIFNSSTSARLFAEEGTKSKISYPDHQGGPQIVPMVYEKLLYKNAFPGVDLVFTITPDGQCKYDVVVGAAGDLADVRFDVTGLEAASTKLDGNQLTCELPFGRFVERVPEAYSEKNGGRERVKVGYAGSNRSVGFRMEGEEQKGPLVVDPIGLIEWGTWFCPPNGNSGRAIRAHAEGVVFAAGSCWGGELILNTTTTYSALEDVWVAKFTDTGSGLQATDLNWCAVHGGTGTDAVMDMDATNDIVAVVGWTESQTGIGTTAQTLDLGIANDTLCTQNGMDGFLMYFDANTGSRTYGTYIGGTCQDFANTVALDHRPLVGTRCYVGGTAASTVIAPSYSAPQFSPYQLSSCGVGGGFIQRYNETGIDWMSWYNGCPFGGTYPLDIAVDQNGEPVMVAFLLSSALGSDLGISFNGPPGNGVGSDLVLSSFSQNGPLNWARWHGTQLDDGGNFFPWVGFGASLAIAPTNNIYLGWSQSDFVDSDGIIACIQNDPLNPVDLWTPLLDLPSTPSACGSNISALSVTCAGTILAVGTTSCNAGEFSEPNAHQEIFGGGYVDGYLIEVEDLGGSGSILHRTYYGGSDNDWVMDVSADDPGTAAICGDSFTPVGAGDNIAHNAGNGNIIWDDGLPQYQRAFLSRFSFDCCPSTITIPDGTSALQMGITLFTNEQIKVEGQWFIDASINLVNCTVRTATGAEIIVSNGAYMDMWDTHINSCEEMWKGIHATDGARLRWKTSSVADAQYGAWLDDGTLLSAYQCGFINNYTGIYIKKPCNGCWNSVSLSIPGCWFRTLAPGLKDPYPGQLPVPGSIGYAGIDASGTYLNISSTPVAGDILFKHLNYGITTGNVGFTVADTRFEDMIPDLTYGNNQHQGAAIYSTGYSGFYGLKLQGLGTALNATATFKNCRTSVWTESMGLRAQQCRVEGPMSLTGITARFSSGRLIDISSNNINVQHSAIDLRFNDGAAQLSVHDNELHFGLNGSNGLVMFPGINVQEMNGTNSASEIRNNQLHCRGAWRGMSLNSASNYLVSENTVAMLSQQVNRGGIELRGCTDTRVTCNTVFGQNVVGQPPWSALWPVSHFTQTGIRHSLGATNYLACNSVDNILHGILFNGWTPGLDLTANNFGTHNIGLELTQGALIGGQLHKGNIWNVQATFRDARWNTTSAGLDVMTVNLGNPLCWPNNYEPSDWFQTTPDPNDECSTIMPQCPSVNFQGGGGQRSLIMDEAVMLGSIENGIYTDETRLTLAYELYLALLKDPALYSGSPYTADFVTLMENSVADGLKDVEQPRKELYEVPGPVLASVQQNELAIEALLLQVKTAMEQLATGGLSPAQEAALQASIASWQQNIENLNTYNTTAMANLDAARAVEAMLLENGAAALASTELIEQNAKAVNEIYLSTIAVSGEGLVFDASQEATLLSIASQCPLLGGNPVYQARSMYTLIDEEMDFDDALICVASGFAVKDADARGQHVVVYPNPNRDGLLNFMLTGLDDTKEHTGTIVLYDVQGQEVGRQSINSGRAQMDVSGLAQGLYQWSLIMDEGTRELGTVTIF from the coding sequence GTGCACAAGGACACGCTCGCCGCGCACCGCACCAAGAAGCCTGAAGAGCGCAAGGGACTGCGCGTGGGGCTGCACCGCATCGAGTACATCTTCAACTCAAGCACCTCGGCACGTTTGTTTGCGGAAGAAGGCACCAAGAGCAAGATCAGCTACCCCGACCACCAAGGCGGGCCGCAGATCGTGCCGATGGTGTATGAGAAGTTGCTTTACAAGAACGCCTTCCCTGGTGTGGACCTCGTCTTCACCATCACCCCCGATGGCCAATGCAAGTACGATGTGGTGGTGGGCGCCGCAGGCGACTTGGCGGATGTGCGTTTTGATGTCACTGGCTTGGAAGCCGCAAGCACCAAGCTCGACGGCAACCAGTTGACGTGCGAACTGCCCTTCGGGCGTTTTGTGGAGCGCGTGCCGGAAGCGTATTCGGAAAAGAACGGTGGGCGCGAAAGGGTGAAGGTGGGTTACGCGGGGTCGAACCGGTCAGTGGGGTTCAGGATGGAAGGTGAGGAACAGAAGGGGCCGTTGGTGGTGGATCCGATCGGCTTGATCGAGTGGGGGACGTGGTTCTGCCCGCCGAATGGCAACAGCGGCCGCGCAATTAGGGCACATGCAGAAGGTGTAGTGTTCGCTGCGGGCAGTTGTTGGGGCGGGGAGCTAATACTCAATACCACAACGACCTACAGTGCTTTGGAAGATGTCTGGGTCGCGAAGTTCACCGACACAGGAAGTGGACTTCAAGCGACAGACCTCAACTGGTGCGCGGTCCATGGCGGCACCGGAACGGACGCGGTCATGGACATGGATGCTACAAATGATATCGTGGCCGTGGTGGGTTGGACCGAATCCCAAACAGGCATAGGAACGACCGCACAAACGCTCGACTTGGGGATAGCGAACGACACCTTGTGCACTCAGAACGGGATGGACGGATTCCTGATGTACTTTGATGCAAACACTGGTTCCAGGACCTACGGAACCTATATAGGCGGTACATGCCAGGACTTTGCCAATACCGTCGCGTTGGATCACCGGCCACTCGTCGGAACGCGTTGCTATGTGGGCGGTACTGCAGCATCAACGGTTATCGCGCCGTCGTACTCAGCACCCCAGTTCAGCCCGTATCAGCTCTCATCATGTGGAGTGGGGGGCGGTTTTATTCAACGGTACAACGAAACCGGCATCGATTGGATGAGCTGGTACAATGGGTGTCCTTTCGGAGGAACATATCCACTGGACATTGCCGTGGATCAGAACGGCGAGCCGGTCATGGTCGCATTTCTTCTATCGTCTGCTCTTGGCAGTGACCTTGGTATCTCGTTCAACGGCCCACCGGGCAATGGTGTTGGATCGGACCTTGTGCTCTCATCGTTCTCCCAGAATGGCCCGTTGAACTGGGCCCGTTGGCACGGAACACAACTGGACGATGGCGGGAATTTCTTTCCGTGGGTCGGCTTCGGTGCTTCGTTGGCCATCGCCCCCACCAACAACATCTATCTGGGATGGAGCCAGTCGGACTTCGTCGATAGCGATGGCATCATCGCTTGCATCCAGAACGATCCATTGAACCCCGTGGATCTCTGGACCCCGCTTCTGGATCTACCGTCAACACCATCGGCTTGCGGTAGCAATATCTCAGCCTTGTCCGTCACCTGCGCGGGAACGATCCTGGCTGTAGGAACGACGAGCTGCAATGCCGGAGAATTCTCAGAACCGAATGCCCACCAAGAGATCTTCGGAGGGGGTTACGTGGATGGTTATCTCATTGAGGTCGAAGACCTCGGCGGTAGCGGCAGCATCTTGCACAGGACGTACTACGGCGGCAGCGATAACGACTGGGTGATGGATGTTTCGGCGGACGATCCCGGAACGGCGGCCATCTGCGGTGATTCGTTCACGCCTGTCGGGGCAGGGGATAACATCGCGCACAATGCGGGCAACGGTAATATCATTTGGGACGATGGCCTACCCCAGTACCAGCGAGCCTTCCTCTCCCGCTTCTCCTTCGATTGCTGCCCGTCCACCATCACCATCCCCGACGGCACCTCTGCCTTGCAGATGGGCATAACCCTCTTCACGAACGAGCAGATCAAAGTGGAGGGCCAGTGGTTCATCGACGCCTCGATCAACCTGGTGAACTGCACCGTTCGCACGGCAACCGGAGCGGAGATCATCGTGAGCAATGGTGCCTACATGGACATGTGGGACACCCATATCAACTCGTGCGAAGAAATGTGGAAGGGCATACACGCCACCGACGGTGCACGGCTGCGATGGAAGACATCGAGCGTTGCCGATGCGCAGTATGGTGCATGGCTGGATGACGGAACCCTTCTATCGGCTTACCAGTGCGGCTTCATCAACAACTATACGGGCATCTACATCAAGAAGCCCTGCAACGGGTGTTGGAATTCGGTGAGCCTGAGCATTCCAGGATGCTGGTTCCGTACGCTGGCACCGGGCCTGAAGGATCCCTATCCCGGCCAGTTGCCCGTGCCCGGCTCCATAGGTTATGCCGGCATCGATGCTTCCGGAACTTACCTCAACATCTCCTCCACCCCGGTGGCTGGCGATATCTTGTTCAAGCACCTCAACTATGGCATTACCACGGGCAACGTCGGTTTCACGGTGGCCGATACCCGCTTCGAGGATATGATCCCCGACCTCACCTACGGCAACAACCAGCACCAGGGCGCGGCCATCTATTCCACCGGCTACAGCGGGTTCTACGGATTGAAGCTGCAAGGCCTAGGCACAGCGCTGAACGCCACAGCCACCTTCAAGAATTGCCGCACGTCCGTTTGGACCGAGAGCATGGGCTTGCGCGCACAGCAATGCCGGGTGGAAGGCCCCATGTCCCTCACCGGCATCACGGCCCGGTTCAGCAGCGGCCGCCTCATTGACATCAGTTCCAACAACATCAATGTGCAGCATTCAGCCATCGACCTGCGCTTCAACGATGGGGCTGCCCAACTTTCGGTGCACGACAACGAACTGCACTTCGGGCTCAACGGCTCCAATGGCCTTGTCATGTTCCCCGGCATCAACGTGCAGGAGATGAACGGCACCAATAGTGCCAGTGAGATCCGCAATAATCAACTGCATTGCCGGGGCGCTTGGCGGGGCATGTCGCTGAACAGCGCCAGCAACTACCTGGTGTCGGAGAACACCGTGGCCATGCTCTCCCAGCAGGTCAATCGCGGTGGCATCGAACTCAGGGGCTGCACCGATACGCGGGTGACATGCAACACGGTGTTCGGCCAGAACGTGGTGGGGCAACCACCTTGGTCGGCCTTGTGGCCTGTGTCGCACTTCACCCAAACAGGCATACGCCACAGCCTGGGCGCCACCAACTACTTGGCGTGCAACTCTGTGGACAACATCCTCCACGGCATCCTCTTCAACGGCTGGACGCCCGGCCTGGACCTCACCGCTAACAACTTCGGCACGCACAACATCGGGTTGGAACTCACACAAGGGGCGCTTATTGGTGGGCAGCTCCATAAGGGTAACATTTGGAATGTTCAGGCGACGTTTCGCGATGCACGATGGAATACAACCTCAGCCGGTTTGGACGTGATGACCGTAAATTTGGGCAACCCGCTCTGCTGGCCGAACAACTATGAGCCATCGGACTGGTTCCAAACTACCCCCGACCCAAATGATGAGTGTAGTACTATCATGCCACAATGCCCTTCAGTTAACTTCCAAGGCGGAGGCGGCCAGCGGTCATTGATCATGGACGAAGCTGTGATGTTGGGCAGCATCGAGAATGGCATTTACACGGATGAAACACGGTTGACCTTGGCGTATGAACTTTACTTGGCGTTGCTCAAGGACCCCGCGCTTTACAGCGGCAGCCCTTACACCGCTGACTTCGTAACGCTGATGGAGAACAGTGTGGCCGATGGCCTGAAAGATGTTGAGCAGCCCCGGAAGGAGTTGTACGAGGTACCTGGTCCGGTGCTGGCGAGCGTACAGCAGAACGAATTGGCTATTGAAGCGCTGTTGCTCCAAGTGAAAACCGCCATGGAACAACTGGCCACGGGCGGGCTTAGCCCAGCGCAGGAGGCGGCGTTGCAGGCCAGTATCGCGTCTTGGCAGCAGAACATTGAGAACTTGAATACTTACAACACCACGGCCATGGCCAATCTGGATGCAGCAAGAGCAGTTGAGGCCATGCTGCTCGAAAACGGTGCGGCAGCGCTGGCGAGCACGGAACTCATTGAGCAGAACGCCAAAGCGGTGAACGAGATCTACCTCAGCACCATAGCGGTGTCAGGGGAAGGCTTGGTCTTCGATGCTTCGCAAGAAGCGACGTTGTTGTCCATTGCCAGCCAGTGCCCGCTTCTTGGCGGCAATCCAGTGTATCAAGCCCGTTCCATGTACACGCTGATCGATGAAGAAATGGACTTCGATGATGCGTTGATCTGTGTGGCTTCAGGCTTTGCAGTTAAGGATGCTGATGCGCGCGGGCAGCATGTTGTGGTTTACCCCAATCCTAACCGCGATGGATTGCTCAACTTCATGTTGACCGGTCTGGATGACACGAAAGAGCACACCGGGACCATCGTCCTCTACGACGTGCAAGGGCAGGAGGTCGGCAGGCAGAGCATCAACAGCGGGCGGGCACAAATGGATGTATCCGGGTTGGCACAAGGCCTGTACCAATGGTCATTGATCATGGATGAAGGAACTCGGGAACTCGGAACGGTGACCATCTTTTAA
- a CDS encoding T9SS type A sorting domain-containing protein codes for MLFFTNGATVGIQNGDTMPNGGGLAPSDYTDNYPEALQIPQAALIIPDPGDGERYYLFHCTVDDLQTSTTFYLYVTTIDMGLNGGSGEVVQKNEVVLNAAIQPGKLAAVRHGNGRDWWVYAHEVNTDRFWRFLVTPSGIAGPSDQTIGVVRPSDAGRTAFSADGSRFAYYWGVSDLDIFSVDRCTGLFSDDVHIDINDYNGNAGVAFSPSGRFLYVSSVYDVYQVDMEASDIAASILHIAEWDSTYSPGPPLATLFNAAQLAPDGRIYISTGNGTDKLHVINYPDSLGAACGIQQHAITLPTYWFNSLPNHPNYHLGALDGSVCDSLDVGLVEQPENLNLSLYPNPNAGAFAITYAPQPTSGMLEVVALDGRVVHRESVAPWSQLNRVELRDLSPGMYQCTVRFGAQEGVRRFVVE; via the coding sequence TTGCTCTTCTTCACAAATGGCGCGACCGTGGGGATACAGAATGGCGATACAATGCCGAACGGCGGTGGCTTGGCGCCCAGCGACTACACGGACAATTATCCCGAGGCCCTTCAAATACCCCAAGCAGCGTTGATCATTCCGGATCCCGGAGATGGCGAACGCTACTACCTTTTCCATTGCACGGTGGATGACCTGCAGACCTCCACTACGTTCTATCTGTACGTTACCACCATCGACATGGGTTTGAACGGAGGATCTGGAGAAGTTGTCCAGAAGAACGAGGTGGTTCTTAACGCAGCCATTCAGCCCGGCAAGCTGGCAGCCGTGCGCCATGGCAATGGGCGGGATTGGTGGGTGTACGCCCATGAGGTCAACACCGACAGGTTCTGGCGTTTCCTTGTTACTCCGAGCGGTATTGCAGGCCCCAGCGATCAAACGATCGGTGTCGTTCGTCCGTCGGATGCAGGTCGGACGGCCTTTTCCGCCGACGGAAGCAGGTTTGCGTACTACTGGGGCGTTTCGGACTTGGACATTTTTTCCGTGGACCGTTGCACAGGCCTTTTCAGCGACGATGTGCACATCGACATCAACGACTACAATGGCAATGCTGGTGTTGCATTCTCACCGAGCGGCCGATTCCTCTATGTCTCTTCCGTTTACGATGTCTATCAAGTTGACATGGAGGCATCTGATATTGCTGCGTCGATTCTGCACATTGCTGAGTGGGACTCCACATATTCACCGGGACCGCCGTTAGCAACGTTGTTCAATGCCGCGCAGTTGGCACCTGACGGTAGGATCTACATCAGTACGGGCAACGGTACCGACAAGCTGCACGTAATCAACTACCCGGACAGCCTTGGGGCCGCGTGCGGCATTCAACAGCATGCCATTACGCTCCCCACCTACTGGTTCAACTCCCTCCCCAACCACCCCAACTACCACTTGGGCGCCTTGGATGGCAGCGTGTGCGACAGCTTGGATGTGGGGTTGGTGGAGCAGCCGGAGAACTTGAACCTGAGCTTGTACCCCAACCCGAACGCAGGTGCCTTTGCTATCACCTACGCACCACAACCCACCAGCGGTATGCTGGAGGTGGTAGCACTGGATGGCCGTGTGGTGCACCGCGAGAGCGTGGCGCCCTGGAGCCAACTGAATCGCGTGGAGCTGCGGGACTTGTCGCCGGGCATGTACCAGTGCACGGTGCGGTTCGGTGCCCAAGAGGGCGTTAGGAGGTTTGTAGTGGAGTGA
- a CDS encoding T9SS type A sorting domain-containing protein: MRHTWGHRPTTDGHSAQPSVSRVRSAGAAHYASRCGVGGNPVYQARSLYTLVDETLDFDDALLCVAAGYAVKNDDQEKLRVMVFPNPNRDGSLNFRVLGLVDNNLTATVKLFDELGREVGSTRMNGDRTTMDVSQLAQGA, translated from the coding sequence ATGCGACATACTTGGGGCCACAGGCCCACGACCGATGGACACTCGGCACAGCCGAGCGTCAGCCGAGTGCGATCAGCGGGCGCAGCACACTACGCGAGCAGGTGCGGGGTAGGTGGCAACCCGGTTTACCAGGCAAGGTCGCTGTACACACTGGTTGATGAAACGTTGGACTTTGATGACGCCTTGCTCTGCGTCGCAGCTGGTTACGCAGTGAAGAACGACGACCAAGAGAAACTACGTGTCATGGTGTTCCCCAACCCGAACAGAGATGGGTCATTGAACTTCCGGGTGCTCGGTTTGGTCGATAACAACTTGACTGCTACAGTCAAGTTGTTTGATGAACTGGGCCGCGAGGTTGGCAGCACTCGCATGAACGGCGATCGCACTACAATGGATGTGAGCCAGCTGGCCCAAGGAGCATAG